The DNA sequence CCAAACCGCCACCACCCACCCCGTCCTGCTGATCGACACCCAAGCCCCGCTGCCCGAACTCCATGCCTGTGCCAGCGAACGCCTGCACGCCACGCTCGATTACCTGACGCTGGTCGCTTGCACCAGCCTGCGGGATTCGGCAGAGAACGACATCGCCACCATCACCAATGTCGCCCGAATCCTGGTACAGGATGTGGCGGATGTGTTCGGCGTGATCGAACAACGCGGACTAGAAGGCTAACCACCTCCTGTGGCGAGGGAGCTTGCTCCCGCTGGGCTGCGAAGCAGCCCCAAACCAGTCACCGCGTTTCGCCAGGCACACCGCAAACACCGGTTTTACGACTGCTGCGCAGCCGAGCGGGAGCAAGCTCCCTCGCCACAGTGTCCACCCATCCAAACAGGGGCCGCATATATCTGCGCAAGCAAGGCTTGCCAATCCGGATCGCCTCCAGTTACTGTCAGGCCATGAATTTTTCTCAGATGACCTCGACCACCACAACCACGACCGCCCAAGGCGGGTCGTGCGAGATGTCGTGAGTCACTGACACACGAATCCCAAAGGCCCGCCAGTGATGGTAAGGGCCTTTTCTTTTGCCCTTGCGTCACTGGCCCAAACGCAAGGAAAGCACCATGCATGCTCTGTTGATTCTCGATATGCAGGTCGGGTTGTTTCACGGCCCGGATAAACCCTGGGCAGGCGAAGCGCTGCTAGAGACCCTGAATGACCTGATGGGCAAAGCTCGGAGCGCCGGTGCCCCGATCTTTCTGGTTCGTCATGTAGGTCCACCTGGCTCGCCTATCGAACCTGGAAGTCCATTGACGCACTTGGTACCGGAACTGCGGCTGGCGGGCGATGAAGTGATCTTCGAAAAAAATCGGCCCAATGCATTTGCGATGACGGGTTTGGCCGAGCGGCTGAGGGCGTGTGGCGCTGAGGGCGTGGTTATCGCCGGGATGAAAACCCAGTATTGTATCGACAGCACTTGCCGCGCGGCCCGGGACCTAGGGTTCGATGCCGTACTGATCGCCGACGGTCATACTTGCGCCGATACGCCTGTCTTGAAGGCGCAAGTTATCATCGCGCATCACAACACAACGTTGGCCGGCCCTTTCTGCAACGTCGTTCGAGCCGAGAACTGGAGTTTTTAATCCACAACGCAGATCGGCTCAGGCTGGGCCGATCCTATTCAAAGAAGTGGAGTGATCTACATGAACGCCAGCAACTCGCTCCCCCCCTCAGAGTGCGCCAACATGGAGGACATCCGAGGCGAAATCGATGCCCTTGACCAGGCCATTATCAAACTATTGGGCAGGCGCTATCAGTACGTACTCGCGGCCTCCAAGTTCAAGACCTCGGCACCTTCGGTGCGTGCTCCCGAG is a window from the Pseudomonas brassicacearum genome containing:
- a CDS encoding cysteine hydrolase family protein — encoded protein: MHALLILDMQVGLFHGPDKPWAGEALLETLNDLMGKARSAGAPIFLVRHVGPPGSPIEPGSPLTHLVPELRLAGDEVIFEKNRPNAFAMTGLAERLRACGAEGVVIAGMKTQYCIDSTCRAARDLGFDAVLIADGHTCADTPVLKAQVIIAHHNTTLAGPFCNVVRAENWSF
- a CDS encoding isochorismate lyase; this translates as MNASNSLPPSECANMEDIRGEIDALDQAIIKLLGRRYQYVLAASKFKTSAPSVRAPERFKAMLATRRKWAEAEGLSPDAIEKMYSDLVNHFIAEEMKHWAAHQAKT